Proteins from a single region of Belliella baltica DSM 15883:
- a CDS encoding CcmD family protein: MKKWFIILFLLISLQGMAQEKIAITEDDYNNSKIEMADVMRSEGKIYVLVGVIGIVFAGILVYIIATDRKVSRLEKLLKEEK, translated from the coding sequence ATGAAGAAGTGGTTTATAATATTATTTCTCCTTATCAGCCTTCAAGGAATGGCTCAAGAGAAAATTGCTATCACAGAAGACGATTACAATAATTCAAAGATTGAAATGGCAGATGTCATGCGGTCAGAGGGGAAAATTTACGTACTAGTAGGTGTGATCGGGATTGTTTTTGCTGGAATCTTGGTTTATATCATTGCAACTGATAGGAAAGTAAGCCGATTAGAAAAATTGCTTAAAGAAGAAAAATAA
- the ccsA gene encoding cytochrome c biogenesis protein CcsA produces MKSSWWKILTIVLLTYTIVAGLLLDVPRLPILNETIRALYFHVTMWFGMIIMLVVAVIYSIKFLRTNDLRNDDIAIEFTNAAILFGVLGIVTGMLWAKFTWGDYWSGDPKQNASAIGLLMYFAYLILRNSLTDVQQRGRIGAVYNIFAFAAFIPLIFVLPRLTDSLHPGNGGNPGFNAYDMDSNLRKVFYPAVIAWTLLGTWLTIVRVRLRRAERKIEDKLINQLK; encoded by the coding sequence ATGAAATCAAGCTGGTGGAAAATTCTTACGATAGTATTACTTACCTATACTATCGTAGCAGGTCTCTTACTCGATGTTCCCCGACTTCCTATCCTCAACGAAACTATCAGAGCCTTATATTTCCATGTAACCATGTGGTTTGGGATGATCATCATGTTGGTGGTGGCAGTGATTTATAGCATCAAATTTCTTCGAACAAATGATTTGAGAAATGATGATATCGCTATAGAATTCACCAATGCAGCAATTCTTTTCGGAGTGTTGGGTATAGTGACTGGAATGCTTTGGGCCAAATTCACTTGGGGCGACTATTGGAGTGGAGATCCGAAGCAAAATGCTTCTGCGATTGGTTTATTGATGTACTTTGCCTATTTGATTTTAAGAAATTCACTTACAGATGTTCAACAGAGGGGAAGAATAGGAGCTGTTTATAATATTTTTGCTTTTGCTGCCTTCATTCCTTTGATTTTCGTATTACCAAGACTGACAGATAGCCTTCATCCAGGGAATGGTGGAAATCCTGGCTTCAATGCCTATGACATGGACAGCAATCTTCGAAAGGTGTTTTACCCAGCAGTCATTGCTTGGACGCTTCTTGGGACATGGTTGACCATTGTTAGAGTAAGGCTTCGAAGAGCAGAAAGAAAAATAGAAGACAAACTGATTAACCAATTAAAATGA
- a CDS encoding heme exporter protein CcmB produces the protein MLNQIRTLVLKELTLEWRQKYALNGILLYVVSAVFITYLSVGAKQGNIGIPTWNALYWIIILFSAVNAVAKSFVQEHQGRQLYYYMIASPEAIIVSKIVYNAVLTLVLALLGYLVFSVILGNPVQDQGLFILNLVLGSLGFSACLTMVSGIASKASNNATLMAILSFPVIIPILLMTIRVSKNAIDGLDWSVSVDKIVTLLAINAIISATAYILFPYLWRS, from the coding sequence ATGTTAAATCAAATACGAACACTTGTCCTCAAAGAACTCACGCTAGAATGGCGTCAGAAGTATGCCCTCAATGGGATTTTGCTTTATGTAGTTTCAGCAGTTTTTATTACGTACTTGAGTGTGGGAGCCAAGCAGGGAAATATTGGAATACCTACTTGGAATGCCTTGTATTGGATTATTATTCTTTTTTCAGCAGTGAACGCCGTGGCCAAAAGTTTTGTGCAAGAGCATCAGGGACGGCAATTGTACTATTATATGATAGCTTCACCAGAGGCTATTATTGTTTCGAAGATTGTTTATAACGCTGTTTTGACTTTGGTCTTGGCGTTATTGGGTTATTTGGTTTTTAGTGTGATTCTTGGGAATCCTGTGCAAGACCAAGGGTTATTTATATTGAACTTGGTGCTTGGTTCTTTAGGCTTCTCTGCTTGTTTGACGATGGTATCTGGTATCGCTTCCAAGGCTAGTAATAATGCCACTTTGATGGCTATTTTGAGCTTCCCAGTAATTATCCCCATACTTTTGATGACCATACGTGTATCCAAAAACGCCATAGATGGATTGGACTGGAGTGTCAGTGTGGACAAAATCGTCACCTTATTGGCAATCAATGCCATTATTTCTGCCACAGCTTATATCTTATTTCCTTATTTATGGAGGAGTTGA
- a CDS encoding DUF2200 domain-containing protein: MIPTPEHNERMAKMTFASVYPHYVAKVEKKDRTKEELHEVITWLTGFDDEKIQTLIDEKVTFEQFFAHAKLHPNAEMITGTICGYKIQEIANPLTKQVRYLDKLVDELAKGKKMEKILR, from the coding sequence ATGATTCCTACTCCAGAACACAACGAAAGAATGGCAAAAATGACCTTTGCTTCGGTCTATCCACATTATGTTGCCAAAGTGGAAAAGAAAGACAGAACCAAAGAAGAACTGCATGAAGTGATCACCTGGCTGACAGGATTTGATGATGAGAAGATTCAGACCTTGATCGATGAAAAGGTTACTTTTGAGCAGTTTTTTGCACATGCAAAGCTACATCCGAATGCAGAAATGATCACAGGAACCATCTGTGGCTACAAGATTCAAGAGATTGCTAACCCACTCACAAAGCAAGTTCGATACTTAGATAAATTGGTGGATGAACTTGCCAAAGGAAAGAAAATGGAGAAGATATTAAGGTGA
- the htpG gene encoding molecular chaperone HtpG: MQEKGTISIHTENIFPIIKKFLYSDNEIFLRELVSNAVDATQKIKRLATLGQYTGDLGDTTVEVAFDKDKKTITISDRGLGMTAEEIKKYINQIAFSGATEFVEKFKDAKDANEIIGKFGLGFYSAFMVAHTVEINSLSYQEGSEPAKWTCDGSTSFEISEGSRTERGTDIILHINEESEEFLDKWKLQGILDKYCKFLPVTIKFGTKTESVEDGVDEEGKKKWKSVEVDNIINTTSPIWTKSPGDLTDEEYLAFYKELYPMSEDPLFWIHLNVDYPFNLTGVLYFPKVKNDFDFQKNKIKLYSRQVFITDEVKDIVPEFLMLLHGVIDSPDIPLNVSRSFLQADGNVKKINNYITKKVADKLAELYKKDRKVYEDKWNDIGLFVKYGMISEEKFAEKGKDFVLLKNTKGEFYTLPEYKEKVKSIQTDKNEQTIYLYATDINKQDAFIQSANKKDYDVLVMDSPIDSHFIQHLEGKEEKTQLKRVDADVAEKLIQKDDAFANLLSEEQSTKVKEIFEKAIDNKSYSVEIEGLNPEELPVTVTMDEFMRRMKDMAATGGGMGFYGSLPDNYKVAINGNHSVIDKILKAESEEEQTKLAKQSFDLALLAQGLLTGKDLTEFVKRSVGMI; this comes from the coding sequence ATGCAGGAAAAAGGAACCATCTCGATACATACCGAGAATATTTTCCCGATCATCAAAAAGTTCTTATACTCAGACAATGAGATTTTCCTTCGTGAATTGGTATCCAATGCGGTAGATGCCACCCAAAAAATCAAAAGATTGGCCACATTAGGTCAATATACAGGAGATCTTGGAGATACCACTGTGGAAGTGGCTTTCGACAAAGACAAAAAGACCATCACCATCTCCGATAGAGGACTTGGGATGACAGCCGAAGAGATCAAAAAGTACATCAATCAAATCGCTTTTTCTGGGGCTACTGAATTCGTAGAGAAATTCAAAGACGCCAAAGATGCCAATGAAATCATCGGTAAATTTGGTTTGGGTTTCTACTCGGCATTTATGGTGGCGCACACTGTGGAAATCAACTCCCTTTCTTACCAAGAAGGCTCTGAGCCTGCCAAATGGACGTGTGACGGAAGTACATCTTTCGAAATTTCCGAAGGCAGCAGAACAGAAAGAGGAACCGACATCATCCTTCACATCAATGAAGAGTCCGAAGAATTCCTAGACAAGTGGAAACTTCAAGGAATCCTTGACAAATACTGCAAATTCCTCCCTGTCACGATCAAGTTCGGAACAAAGACCGAAAGTGTGGAAGATGGTGTGGATGAAGAAGGTAAGAAAAAATGGAAATCTGTAGAAGTTGACAACATCATCAATACTACTTCACCGATCTGGACCAAGTCTCCAGGTGATTTGACTGACGAGGAATACCTTGCTTTCTACAAGGAACTCTATCCAATGAGTGAAGACCCGCTTTTCTGGATTCACTTGAATGTAGATTATCCGTTTAACTTGACCGGAGTCTTGTATTTCCCGAAAGTGAAAAATGACTTCGATTTCCAGAAAAACAAGATCAAGCTTTACAGCAGACAGGTGTTTATCACGGACGAAGTGAAGGACATCGTTCCTGAATTCTTGATGTTGCTACACGGTGTGATCGATTCTCCAGATATTCCATTGAACGTATCGAGAAGCTTCTTGCAGGCTGATGGAAATGTGAAAAAGATCAACAACTACATCACGAAGAAAGTGGCGGATAAGTTGGCGGAGCTTTACAAGAAGGACAGAAAAGTTTACGAAGACAAATGGAATGATATTGGCCTTTTTGTAAAGTACGGAATGATTTCTGAAGAGAAATTTGCTGAAAAAGGAAAAGATTTCGTCTTGCTGAAAAACACAAAAGGTGAATTCTATACACTTCCTGAATACAAGGAGAAAGTAAAGAGTATCCAAACTGACAAAAACGAGCAGACGATCTATTTATATGCTACTGATATCAATAAGCAAGATGCATTTATCCAATCTGCAAACAAAAAAGACTATGATGTCTTGGTGATGGATTCTCCGATTGATAGTCATTTTATCCAGCACTTGGAAGGCAAGGAAGAGAAGACACAACTAAAGCGCGTAGATGCTGATGTAGCAGAGAAGTTGATTCAAAAGGATGATGCATTTGCAAATTTACTTTCTGAAGAGCAATCCACTAAAGTGAAAGAAATCTTCGAAAAAGCGATTGACAACAAATCCTACAGTGTAGAAATCGAAGGCTTGAATCCTGAGGAGCTTCCGGTAACTGTGACGATGGATGAGTTTATGCGAAGAATGAAAGACATGGCTGCAACAGGCGGTGGAATGGGCTTCTATGGTTCACTTCCTGACAACTACAAAGTAGCCATCAACGGAAACCACAGCGTCATCGACAAAATCCTCAAAGCCGAAAGCGAAGAAGAACAAACCAAGCTTGCAAAGCAATCTTTCGACTTGGCACTCCTTGCTCAGGGCTTGTTAACAGGTAAGGACTTGACTGAGTTTGTGAAGCGTTCTGTTGGGATGATATAA
- a CDS encoding Spy/CpxP family protein refolding chaperone, which translates to MKKLFTVYLLLLAGMVQGQDLFQGTLFPAELIMKNRETISLTDQQAEKIKTIHGKNAGEFSTLRWDLDAENEKLKKILQEPKINTDAAIKQMDKILNLENQLKKKQFSNLLAIRAELSEDQAKTLANYSKTVSPFVVTTRGNANNSTVVVGSSDTKSTSIKLTGKSTLSGDKQPLYILKQDGKDIILKGFEDIKPDDIDSITVLKDAAAVNTYGVKGENGVIIITLKKDNNPDLEK; encoded by the coding sequence ATGAAAAAATTATTCACAGTTTATTTATTGCTCTTGGCCGGCATGGTGCAAGGTCAGGATTTATTTCAAGGAACTTTGTTTCCAGCTGAATTGATCATGAAAAACAGAGAGACGATTTCCTTGACTGATCAACAAGCCGAAAAAATCAAAACGATTCACGGCAAAAACGCTGGTGAATTCAGCACACTGAGATGGGATTTGGATGCAGAGAATGAAAAGCTGAAAAAAATACTGCAAGAACCAAAGATCAATACAGATGCTGCAATCAAGCAAATGGACAAGATCCTAAATCTTGAAAACCAATTGAAGAAGAAGCAGTTTAGCAATTTGTTGGCGATACGAGCAGAGCTAAGTGAGGATCAAGCAAAAACTTTAGCAAATTATTCCAAAACAGTAAGTCCTTTTGTAGTTACCACGAGAGGAAATGCCAATAATTCTACCGTAGTAGTTGGATCAAGTGATACCAAAAGCACATCTATCAAATTGACAGGAAAAAGTACCTTGTCAGGAGATAAACAACCGCTATATATTCTCAAACAAGATGGAAAGGATATCATTTTAAAGGGCTTTGAGGATATCAAGCCAGATGATATCGATAGCATTACTGTTCTAAAAGATGCAGCCGCAGTCAATACCTATGGCGTAAAGGGCGAAAATGGTGTAATTATTATCACCTTGAAAAAGGATAATAACCCTGATTTAGAGAAGTAA
- a CDS encoding RNA polymerase sigma factor produces MKQELLNQIFKELHREAYLWSRQCCGFDDELAKDVLQQVYLKIWEEKAKYNSESKIKTWLFSVIRFTALEWLRKNQKVVPLHADFDLVEEERIPETASHEDLIQLLPERQKEVLLLVFYHQMTLEKAAEVMEVSIGTARTHYDRGKKKLKELILIKQTYEATR; encoded by the coding sequence ATGAAGCAAGAACTACTCAATCAAATCTTCAAAGAACTTCATCGCGAGGCTTATCTCTGGTCTCGGCAATGTTGTGGTTTTGATGATGAGCTTGCCAAAGATGTGCTTCAACAGGTGTATCTGAAGATATGGGAGGAAAAGGCGAAATACAATTCTGAATCAAAAATCAAAACTTGGTTGTTTTCTGTCATCAGGTTTACAGCACTAGAATGGTTGCGAAAAAATCAGAAAGTGGTACCACTACACGCCGATTTTGATTTGGTAGAAGAAGAAAGAATCCCTGAGACAGCCTCGCATGAAGATCTGATTCAATTACTCCCAGAACGGCAAAAAGAGGTTTTACTGTTGGTCTTTTACCATCAAATGACTCTGGAAAAAGCCGCAGAAGTAATGGAAGTCAGCATAGGAACAGCACGGACTCATTATGATAGGGGAAAGAAAAAATTGAAAGAACTCATCCTAATAAAACAGACTTATGAAGCTACAAGATGA
- a CDS encoding ThuA domain-containing protein — translation MKLKNVIIPFLALFLMMIISAESFSQNQFKALVFSKTKGFRHQSIPDGVVALKKLARDNVFQIYTTEDEDFITDKNLASFDVIILMSTTGTIFNSEQKKSIEKFVQSGKGIVGIHSATDTEYEWDWYTKLIGAQFLNHPHQQTLKLNVVDRNHPATYHLPESWVWSDEIYAFKNFNEDVNVLITADERTYDAKDGMGDFHPISWTNEYDGGRMFYTALGHTDWAFQDDNFMKHILGGIWWAAKGYPVE, via the coding sequence ATGAAATTGAAAAACGTTATCATCCCTTTTCTAGCCTTATTTCTGATGATGATTATAAGTGCGGAAAGCTTTTCTCAGAATCAATTCAAAGCTCTGGTGTTTAGCAAGACGAAGGGATTCCGTCATCAATCCATTCCTGATGGGGTAGTGGCTTTGAAGAAATTGGCTAGGGATAATGTTTTCCAGATTTACACGACGGAAGATGAAGATTTTATTACTGACAAAAATCTAGCAAGTTTTGATGTGATCATTTTGATGAGTACGACTGGGACGATTTTCAACTCGGAGCAGAAAAAAAGTATTGAGAAATTTGTCCAAAGCGGGAAGGGCATAGTAGGTATTCATAGTGCAACAGATACAGAATACGAATGGGACTGGTACACTAAATTGATCGGGGCACAGTTTCTCAACCATCCCCATCAGCAAACACTCAAACTCAATGTAGTCGATAGAAATCACCCTGCGACTTACCATCTTCCTGAAAGTTGGGTTTGGTCGGATGAAATTTACGCCTTCAAAAACTTCAACGAAGATGTGAATGTCCTAATCACCGCTGATGAAAGAACGTATGATGCAAAAGACGGCATGGGAGATTTTCATCCTATTTCTTGGACCAATGAATATGACGGTGGTCGCATGTTTTACACTGCCTTAGGCCATACAGATTGGGCTTTTCAAGATGACAACTTTATGAAACACATCCTTGGAGGCATTTGGTGGGCTGCGAAGGGATATCCTGTGGAGTGA
- a CDS encoding M15 family metallopeptidase, which translates to MTQKLNKYLLFLLIISLASCETKQVQTEVEVEEIFEQSEEIVLSEDEFIGELEQGLIDAGLIDIETIIPEVYVDLKYSTTDNFFGQDVYGELTRCYIQPEVAKMLLKSFEILKKEHPELTFLIYDGVRPQSVQQILWDNLDKPDSIKPLYVADPKVGGLHNFGVAVDLTLAFQESGEALEMGTSYDYFGYPAYPDRESQMLKEGKITQEHISNREILRKVMKHGGFTGIGSEWWHFNAFSRKEAAERFEIVK; encoded by the coding sequence ATGACTCAGAAACTGAATAAATATCTTCTCTTTCTTTTGATCATTTCCTTGGCTTCCTGCGAAACAAAGCAAGTTCAAACAGAGGTTGAAGTTGAAGAAATATTTGAGCAATCAGAAGAAATTGTTCTGTCCGAGGATGAATTTATTGGTGAACTTGAGCAAGGCCTGATTGATGCCGGATTGATAGATATCGAGACAATCATTCCTGAGGTTTATGTGGATTTGAAATATTCTACCACAGATAATTTTTTTGGTCAAGATGTTTATGGAGAGTTGACACGCTGCTATATCCAACCTGAGGTAGCTAAAATGCTGCTTAAATCCTTCGAAATTCTTAAAAAGGAACATCCTGAATTGACTTTTTTGATCTATGATGGTGTACGACCACAATCTGTTCAGCAAATACTTTGGGATAATTTGGATAAACCTGACAGCATCAAGCCACTTTATGTTGCTGATCCGAAAGTTGGGGGATTACATAATTTTGGTGTTGCCGTGGATTTGACATTGGCTTTTCAGGAATCAGGAGAGGCTTTGGAGATGGGAACGAGTTATGATTATTTTGGCTATCCTGCTTACCCCGACAGAGAAAGTCAAATGCTCAAAGAAGGAAAAATCACACAAGAACATATATCAAACAGAGAGATTCTCAGGAAAGTCATGAAGCATGGAGGTTTCACCGGCATCGGTTCTGAATGGTGGCATTTTAATGCTTTTTCGAGGAAAGAAGCTGCAGAGCGATTTGAGATAGTAAAGTAG
- a CDS encoding SDR family NAD(P)-dependent oxidoreductase: protein MERKIALITGATSGIGKATAIALAQIGYHIIATGRRKERLDSLKEELPEGIDFLPLCFDVRDKEAVHSAISGLPENWKSIDVLVNNAGNAHGLDPIQSGSLEDWDAMMDINVKGLLYVSHEVMPIMIARKSGIIVNVGSIAGKEVYPNGNVYCGSKHAVDAITNGMRMDLNPYGIKVIGVHPGLVKTEFSIVRFKGDAERSDKVYQGFEPLLPEDIADTIAFAVSRPKHVVLADIVMLPTAQASATIVNKNL, encoded by the coding sequence ATGGAAAGAAAAATAGCACTTATCACAGGGGCTACTTCAGGAATCGGAAAAGCAACAGCGATTGCATTGGCTCAAATTGGCTATCATATCATCGCTACGGGAAGAAGAAAGGAGAGATTGGATTCTTTGAAAGAAGAATTGCCTGAGGGAATAGATTTTTTACCACTTTGCTTCGATGTTAGAGACAAAGAGGCTGTGCATTCTGCCATTTCTGGGTTACCTGAAAATTGGAAAAGCATAGATGTCTTGGTCAATAACGCAGGGAATGCCCACGGCCTAGATCCAATACAATCAGGTTCTTTGGAGGATTGGGATGCTATGATGGATATCAATGTCAAAGGTTTACTTTATGTATCTCACGAAGTGATGCCCATTATGATTGCCAGAAAATCAGGCATCATTGTCAATGTTGGATCTATCGCTGGCAAAGAAGTCTATCCTAATGGAAATGTCTATTGCGGTTCCAAGCATGCTGTAGATGCCATCACCAACGGGATGCGCATGGATTTAAATCCTTATGGAATCAAAGTGATAGGTGTTCATCCTGGTTTGGTAAAAACTGAATTTTCAATAGTCAGATTTAAAGGTGATGCTGAGAGGTCGGATAAAGTATATCAAGGTTTTGAGCCTTTGCTTCCTGAAGATATTGCAGATACCATTGCATTTGCTGTGAGCAGACCAAAACATGTGGTTTTAGCAGATATTGTAATGCTCCCAACAGCTCAAGCATCAGCGACGATAGTGAACAAAAACCTATAA
- the treF gene encoding alpha,alpha-trehalase TreF: MKFYEQPEDLYLALFEVVQMSGVFPDSKTFVDCIPKREAYDILSDFYKALKSKDFDLRTFIEENFILPEESDNKEMQFPEGITLEGRLKLQWDFLTRDADEEVEGSSLIPLPQPYIVPGGRFQEIYYWDSYFTMLGLKASGRVDLIEDMVENFAHLIRTVGHIPNGNRTYFLSRSQPPFFSKMVELLAEVKGDKEVIKDYLTEIWVEYLYWIEGETEIPLPGKYYKRVVRMDDDTALNRYWDDENTPRAESYVEDVELSDQSRRYPEKLYRNLRAACESGWDFSSRWLYDPMDLKSVQTIALVPVDLNVLIAETERIIIDSMELYGEDEQVITRMKNFRKNRIEGIDRYCWEEERGIFLDFHIKFKEKVDRPSLAMLYPLWAKIAEPVQADRVLDYVEKHFLKAGGLVTTEINSGQQWDAPNGWAPLQWIGFQAMLNYGREDMARTLAERWTKLNESVFERTGKMMEKYNVEDLTLEAGGGEYSVQDGFGWTNGVYLAMKAWLKENAK, from the coding sequence ATGAAATTTTACGAACAGCCAGAAGATTTATATTTAGCACTTTTTGAGGTTGTGCAAATGAGTGGGGTTTTCCCTGACTCCAAAACTTTTGTGGATTGTATTCCAAAAAGAGAAGCATACGATATTTTAAGTGATTTTTATAAAGCCTTAAAAAGTAAGGACTTTGATTTAAGAACTTTTATCGAAGAGAATTTTATTCTTCCTGAGGAAAGTGACAACAAAGAAATGCAATTTCCTGAGGGGATTACTCTAGAAGGAAGGCTAAAACTTCAATGGGATTTTCTAACTAGGGATGCCGATGAGGAAGTGGAAGGCTCGAGCCTGATTCCGCTGCCACAACCTTACATTGTTCCAGGAGGAAGATTTCAAGAGATATATTATTGGGACAGTTATTTTACCATGCTCGGGCTAAAAGCCTCTGGAAGAGTGGATTTAATTGAAGATATGGTAGAAAATTTCGCCCACCTTATTCGGACAGTTGGTCATATTCCCAACGGGAATAGAACCTATTTTCTTTCAAGGTCTCAGCCGCCATTTTTCTCTAAAATGGTTGAACTCTTGGCTGAAGTAAAAGGCGATAAGGAGGTCATTAAAGATTATTTGACTGAAATTTGGGTAGAATATTTATACTGGATAGAAGGAGAAACAGAAATTCCATTACCAGGAAAATATTACAAAAGAGTTGTCAGAATGGATGATGACACTGCCTTGAATAGGTATTGGGATGATGAAAATACACCAAGAGCTGAATCTTACGTAGAGGATGTAGAGCTTTCTGATCAGAGCAGGCGTTATCCCGAAAAACTCTATCGCAACCTCAGAGCCGCATGCGAGTCAGGATGGGATTTCAGTTCTAGGTGGCTGTACGATCCTATGGATCTTAAAAGTGTCCAAACGATCGCTCTGGTTCCTGTGGATTTGAATGTGTTGATTGCGGAGACAGAAAGAATTATTATAGATTCTATGGAGCTGTATGGTGAAGATGAGCAAGTCATCACCCGCATGAAAAATTTTAGAAAAAATAGAATCGAAGGAATTGATAGGTATTGTTGGGAAGAGGAGAGAGGGATTTTCCTTGATTTTCATATTAAATTCAAAGAAAAAGTCGATAGACCATCTTTAGCAATGCTTTATCCACTTTGGGCAAAAATCGCAGAACCTGTTCAAGCAGATCGGGTATTGGATTATGTAGAAAAACACTTCCTGAAAGCTGGCGGACTTGTCACTACAGAGATCAATTCAGGACAGCAATGGGATGCGCCCAATGGCTGGGCACCTTTGCAGTGGATTGGATTTCAGGCGATGTTGAACTATGGTAGGGAGGATATGGCTAGAACACTTGCAGAAAGATGGACAAAACTCAACGAGTCTGTTTTTGAGCGGACCGGTAAGATGATGGAAAAATATAATGTGGAAGATCTAACCTTGGAAGCTGGAGGAGGAGAATATTCTGTGCAAGATGGCTTTGGTTGGACAAACGGAGTTTATCTGGCGATGAAAGCTTGGCTAAAGGAGAACGCTAAATAA
- a CDS encoding MFS transporter — protein MNSKLLVRLSLIFNYMVFAVLLNSVGAVILQVQRTYDVSKAEASVLEGFKDLPIAIFSFIVASFLPKLGIRKGMLIALFAVAGLCFMMPMVADEFWYFKLLFAVVGISFAVIKVSVFATIGLVTNSTKEHSSLMSSIEGFFMVGVLLGNVFFSLFVDDANPNSSTWLNIYWYLGAMTLMAALLLYFAQINESESRREDSKASEDFMEMLKLVIKPLVLVFAASAFLFVLIEQSFMTWTPTFYQDVLQVPASMGIQAGAVLAGALAVGRLLAGIILRKIQWLTFTLTCTILVGVCVILTLPLTNNQPELTETITWFNAPFVVYLFPILGVFLAPIYPTINSVVLSALPKYMQSSMSGLIVVFSALGGTTGSIVTGHIFESYGGTNAFYFSLLPIAALCLVLVLLFRQVRKQAA, from the coding sequence ATGAATTCGAAATTACTCGTTCGGCTTTCGCTGATCTTTAACTACATGGTTTTTGCCGTTTTACTCAATTCGGTCGGAGCAGTTATACTTCAAGTTCAGAGAACTTATGACGTCAGCAAGGCAGAAGCCTCAGTTCTTGAAGGCTTCAAAGATTTGCCTATTGCAATCTTTTCATTTATTGTAGCTTCTTTTCTTCCAAAGTTAGGAATCAGAAAAGGGATGTTGATTGCCCTTTTTGCTGTGGCCGGACTTTGTTTTATGATGCCGATGGTGGCGGATGAGTTTTGGTATTTCAAGTTGCTCTTCGCTGTGGTAGGAATTTCATTTGCTGTGATCAAAGTGTCTGTTTTCGCTACTATCGGATTGGTGACGAACAGTACCAAGGAACACAGCAGCTTGATGAGCTCAATAGAAGGGTTCTTTATGGTCGGAGTTCTTTTGGGAAATGTCTTCTTCAGCTTGTTTGTTGATGATGCCAACCCAAATTCGAGTACTTGGCTGAATATTTACTGGTATCTGGGAGCCATGACACTAATGGCGGCCTTGCTTTTATATTTTGCCCAGATCAATGAATCAGAATCAAGGAGAGAAGATTCAAAGGCCTCGGAAGATTTTATGGAAATGCTCAAATTGGTAATCAAGCCCTTGGTGTTGGTATTTGCCGCATCAGCATTTCTATTTGTGTTGATCGAGCAGAGTTTTATGACTTGGACGCCTACATTCTATCAGGATGTGCTACAAGTCCCAGCAAGTATGGGAATTCAAGCTGGCGCTGTTTTAGCAGGAGCACTGGCTGTGGGAAGGTTATTGGCAGGAATTATTCTTCGGAAAATTCAATGGCTCACTTTCACCTTAACGTGTACCATTTTGGTTGGCGTTTGTGTGATTTTAACTTTGCCCTTGACCAATAATCAGCCAGAACTTACTGAAACGATTACTTGGTTCAATGCACCTTTTGTTGTTTATCTTTTCCCGATTTTAGGAGTTTTCCTAGCGCCAATTTATCCCACGATCAATTCCGTTGTGCTAAGTGCCCTTCCAAAATATATGCAAAGTTCTATGTCAGGTTTGATTGTTGTTTTCTCCGCATTGGGCGGGACGACGGGATCGATAGTGACAGGACATATATTTGAGTCTTATGGAGGAACTAATGCATTTTATTTCTCCTTATTACCTATCGCAGCACTTTGTCTGGTGCTGGTTTTGCTCTTTAGACAAGTAAGAAAACAAGCCGCATGA